The following coding sequences lie in one Flavobacterium sp. 20NA77.7 genomic window:
- a CDS encoding UDP-glucuronic acid decarboxylase family protein: protein MKKILITGAAGFLGSHLCDRFLAEGFFVIGMDNLITGDLKNIEHLFKEKNFEFYHHDITKFVHIPGELDYILHFASPASPIDYLKIPIQTLKVGSLGTHNLLGLARVKKARILIASTSEVYGDPLVHPQTEEYYGNVNTIGPRGVYDEAKRFQESITMAYHTFHGVETRIVRIFNTYGPRMRLNDGRVIPAFIGQALRGEDLTVFGDGNQTRSFCYVDDQVEGIFRLLHADYHLPVNIGNPDEITIKDFAEEIIKLTGTTQKIVYEPLPVNDPLQRQPDITKAKQILGWEPKVGRAEGMKITYDYFKSLSPEELAKEEHKDFSKYIY, encoded by the coding sequence ATGAAAAAAATTTTAATAACAGGTGCAGCAGGTTTTTTAGGCTCTCATCTATGTGACAGATTTCTCGCGGAAGGCTTTTTTGTTATCGGCATGGACAATCTTATTACCGGAGATTTAAAAAATATTGAACATTTATTTAAGGAAAAAAATTTTGAATTCTATCATCATGATATTACAAAATTTGTTCATATTCCAGGCGAATTAGATTACATCTTACATTTTGCGTCACCTGCAAGTCCTATCGACTATTTAAAAATACCTATTCAAACGTTGAAGGTAGGCTCATTAGGCACTCACAATTTATTGGGGTTAGCGCGTGTAAAAAAGGCAAGAATTCTGATTGCTTCCACTTCTGAAGTGTATGGAGATCCTTTGGTACATCCTCAAACAGAAGAATACTATGGAAACGTTAACACAATAGGTCCAAGAGGAGTGTATGACGAAGCTAAAAGATTCCAAGAGTCAATAACTATGGCTTACCATACATTTCATGGGGTAGAAACAAGAATAGTTAGAATTTTTAACACGTACGGACCAAGAATGCGCTTAAACGACGGGCGCGTTATTCCTGCTTTTATAGGTCAAGCATTAAGAGGTGAAGATTTAACGGTTTTTGGAGACGGAAATCAAACACGTTCGTTTTGTTATGTTGATGATCAAGTAGAAGGCATTTTTAGATTGTTGCATGCCGATTACCATTTACCTGTAAACATAGGTAATCCAGACGAAATAACAATTAAAGATTTTGCTGAGGAAATCATAAAGTTAACAGGAACCACACAAAAAATAGTGTATGAACCTTTACCTGTTAACGATCCGTTGCAGCGCCAGCCGGATATTACAAAAGCCAAGCAAATATTAGGCTGGGAACCAAAGGTGGGCCGAGCAGAAGGTATGAAAATAACCTATGATTATTTCAAATCTTTATCTCCAGAAGAACTAGCAAAAGAAGAACATAAAGATTTTTCTAAATACATTTATTAA
- the purD gene encoding phosphoribosylamine--glycine ligase yields the protein MNILVLGSGGREHAFAWKLTQSPLCTKLFVAPGNAGTAQIAQNVAIDPNDFPTIKQFVLENTIEMVVVGPEDPLVNGIYDFFKKEPSLQSIPVIGPSKVGAQLEGSKEFAKQFLVKNNIPTAKYMSFTAENVEEGYMFLEALQPPYVLKADGLAAGKGVVILNEIEAAKAELKSMLVDAKFGAASTKVVIEEFLDGIELSCFVLTDGKTYTILPTAKDYKRIGEGDKGLNTGGMGAISPVPFATKEFMQKIEDRIVIPTINGLQNDAIEYKGFIFIGLIKVGNDPFVIEYNVRMGDPETEVVLPRIKSDMVALFQAVASESLASINIELDTRTAATVMLVAGGYPEAYEKGAVINGTESVHDSIVFHAGTTIKNGQIVSNGGRVLAVTSFGDDLHEATKKSYQNIEKINFDKMYYRKDIGFDL from the coding sequence ATGAATATTTTAGTATTAGGTTCGGGCGGAAGAGAACACGCTTTTGCTTGGAAACTTACCCAAAGCCCATTATGCACAAAACTTTTTGTAGCTCCAGGAAATGCAGGAACAGCACAAATTGCTCAAAATGTAGCTATTGACCCAAACGATTTTCCTACCATTAAGCAATTTGTATTAGAAAACACCATTGAAATGGTTGTTGTAGGGCCCGAAGATCCATTGGTTAATGGTATTTATGACTTTTTTAAAAAAGAACCTTCTTTACAAAGTATTCCTGTAATTGGCCCTTCTAAAGTAGGCGCTCAGCTTGAAGGAAGTAAAGAGTTTGCCAAACAATTTTTGGTAAAAAATAACATCCCAACAGCAAAATATATGAGCTTTACCGCTGAAAATGTTGAGGAAGGCTATATGTTTTTGGAAGCGCTACAACCCCCATATGTGTTAAAGGCAGATGGATTAGCAGCAGGAAAAGGAGTAGTGATACTTAATGAAATAGAAGCCGCAAAAGCAGAATTAAAAAGCATGTTAGTAGATGCTAAATTTGGGGCAGCAAGTACAAAAGTAGTAATAGAAGAATTTTTAGATGGGATAGAATTGAGTTGTTTTGTTTTAACAGACGGAAAAACGTACACCATTTTACCCACAGCAAAGGACTACAAACGAATAGGAGAAGGTGATAAAGGCTTAAATACAGGAGGTATGGGCGCTATTTCGCCAGTGCCCTTTGCTACTAAAGAATTTATGCAAAAAATTGAGGATCGAATTGTAATTCCAACCATAAATGGATTACAAAATGACGCTATTGAATACAAAGGATTCATTTTTATTGGCTTAATAAAAGTAGGGAATGATCCTTTTGTTATTGAATATAATGTTAGAATGGGCGACCCAGAAACAGAAGTAGTTTTGCCAAGAATAAAAAGCGATATGGTTGCCTTATTTCAGGCGGTAGCTTCAGAAAGTTTAGCTTCCATTAATATCGAACTAGACACAAGAACCGCCGCTACTGTTATGCTTGTAGCAGGCGGATACCCTGAAGCATATGAAAAAGGAGCGGTTATCAACGGAACAGAAAGCGTACATGATTCTATTGTATTTCACGCGGGAACAACCATTAAAAACGGACAAATAGTAAGTAATGGAGGTCGTGTGTTGGCTGTTACTTCTTTTGGAGACGACTTACATGAAGCCACAAAAAAATCTTATCAAAATATTGAAAAAATCAATTTTGATAAGATGTATTATAGAAAAGATATAGGCTTTGATTTATAA
- a CDS encoding DUF6427 family protein — protein MLASLFSKTRPFNYIITGIFFCIAFFLYQLALGNVFSSLSGMGQNALVFLVLVASFLLVNFISLRNALTKKDNYAVLLYLLLVLLFPAIFVKTKLIVANLFILLALRRLVSLKTLNAPKEKIFDASFWIFLATLFHFWSIIFILLVFISIVLHTGKDYKNWLIPFVSCFCVWVLYVFFSLFFSGKYELNFQEMMQLDFNFSGVKTTMERMSLGVYVSISFLFFVSQIIDYQNKPLNMQTSFKQIYFAFLLSIVVYVLSAHKTNDLLVFSFAPLAILGANMFEKMERYVLKEISLYLLVLISAVVFVLQL, from the coding sequence ATGTTAGCAAGTCTTTTTAGTAAAACACGTCCATTTAATTATATAATTACGGGAATATTTTTCTGTATTGCATTTTTTCTTTACCAATTAGCTCTCGGAAATGTATTTTCTTCTTTGAGCGGGATGGGGCAAAATGCACTTGTTTTTTTAGTTTTAGTAGCTTCTTTTTTATTGGTTAATTTTATTTCATTAAGAAATGCATTAACAAAAAAAGATAATTATGCTGTTTTATTATATTTACTTTTAGTGCTTTTATTTCCGGCTATTTTTGTAAAAACAAAATTAATTGTAGCCAATCTTTTCATATTATTAGCGCTTCGAAGATTGGTTTCGTTGAAAACACTAAACGCACCAAAAGAAAAGATTTTTGACGCCTCTTTTTGGATATTTTTAGCCACTCTATTTCATTTTTGGAGTATAATATTTATCTTATTAGTTTTTATATCTATTGTTTTACATACCGGTAAAGACTATAAAAATTGGTTAATTCCATTTGTGTCTTGTTTTTGTGTATGGGTTTTGTATGTTTTTTTTAGTTTGTTTTTCTCAGGAAAGTATGAGTTAAATTTTCAAGAAATGATGCAACTGGATTTCAACTTCTCGGGTGTAAAAACTACAATGGAGCGAATGTCGTTAGGAGTATATGTTTCTATTTCTTTTTTGTTTTTTGTATCTCAAATTATTGACTACCAAAACAAGCCCTTAAACATGCAAACGTCTTTTAAACAAATATATTTTGCTTTTCTATTGAGTATAGTTGTTTACGTTTTGTCTGCACATAAAACAAATGATTTATTGGTGTTTTCTTTTGCACCCTTGGCAATTTTAGGGGCTAATATGTTTGAAAAAATGGAACGTTATGTGCTCAAAGAAATTTCTTTATATCTTTTAGTTTTAATAAGCGCTGTTGTTTTTGTATTACAATTATAG
- a CDS encoding O-antigen ligase family protein, translated as MQLIYNYLNKLWNDLKIENSFQGNYFFGFLFFITIPLPLAFNNIALVLWAIFSVLSLRKNTVYINGYLLIPILLFLWMAGSFFWSIDPIATRKAIPKEIVLLIVPLNFMCYSKEVLASKVTIWLKYYSHFMVFYALFFLLRAVLRYVLLQESSFFYYHGENNVDSGLVPKLLNAIHVSVFIAVAFFWFLYQPKKSKTTLIALGVLFLFLVLLSSKNILLITVLLTLFYIFYFSKTANKMRLRNSIIFVIIILTSMFYGKIKQRFDVEFQSNTNKSLSHDVINQAPQGVHFVSIYEAWNNKSFTPNDYFPGTAFRVYQIRVFLELIKEEPVFFTGFGLNASFKKLEEKAIAYNLYQGTGKEDGYQNKNFHNQYVQNFAELGLIGFVLLLSLLGIMLYKSFVKENFLQISFTILMISVFLTESFLWRQRGVAFFTFIFCLLITIKTPVKTLKES; from the coding sequence ATGCAGCTTATTTACAATTATTTGAACAAACTTTGGAACGATTTAAAAATAGAAAATAGTTTTCAAGGTAATTATTTTTTTGGGTTTCTTTTTTTTATTACCATTCCGCTTCCACTCGCATTTAATAATATTGCATTGGTTTTGTGGGCTATTTTTTCTGTTTTAAGCCTAAGAAAAAACACAGTTTATATAAACGGTTATTTACTTATTCCTATTTTACTTTTTTTATGGATGGCAGGTTCCTTCTTTTGGAGTATTGACCCCATCGCTACTCGTAAAGCTATTCCAAAAGAAATAGTTTTGTTAATCGTTCCGCTAAATTTTATGTGTTATTCAAAAGAAGTTTTAGCTAGCAAAGTTACTATTTGGCTTAAATATTATAGTCATTTTATGGTTTTTTATGCCTTGTTTTTTCTCCTAAGAGCGGTTCTACGATATGTATTATTACAAGAATCAAGTTTTTTTTATTATCATGGTGAAAACAATGTTGATTCAGGGTTGGTGCCCAAATTATTAAACGCTATACATGTTTCTGTTTTTATTGCAGTTGCTTTTTTTTGGTTTTTGTATCAGCCAAAAAAATCCAAAACTACACTAATTGCTTTAGGCGTTTTGTTTTTGTTTTTAGTTTTACTTTCTTCAAAAAACATTTTACTAATTACGGTATTGCTTACATTATTCTATATATTTTATTTTTCAAAGACAGCGAATAAAATGCGGTTACGCAACAGCATAATCTTTGTAATTATTATACTAACAAGTATGTTTTATGGCAAAATTAAACAACGTTTTGATGTAGAATTCCAATCAAACACAAATAAAAGCCTAAGTCACGATGTAATTAATCAAGCGCCTCAAGGAGTTCATTTTGTTAGTATTTATGAAGCTTGGAATAATAAAAGTTTTACACCAAACGATTATTTTCCTGGCACCGCTTTTCGGGTATATCAAATCAGAGTTTTTTTAGAATTAATTAAAGAGGAGCCTGTTTTTTTTACTGGTTTTGGGCTCAATGCGTCGTTTAAAAAATTAGAAGAAAAAGCGATTGCCTATAATTTGTATCAAGGAACAGGAAAAGAAGACGGCTATCAAAATAAAAACTTTCACAATCAATATGTACAAAACTTTGCAGAATTAGGTCTAATAGGCTTTGTTCTTTTATTATCACTATTGGGAATTATGCTATATAAGTCCTTTGTAAAAGAAAATTTTTTACAGATTTCTTTTACAATTCTGATGATAAGTGTATTTTTGACAGAATCCTTTTTGTGGAGACAAAGAGGTGTAGCATTTTTTACTTTTATTTTTTGTTTGCTCATCACAATAAAAACACCTGTAAAAACGTTAAAGGAAAGTTAA
- a CDS encoding DUF1972 domain-containing protein: MKIAILGTRGIPNYYGGFEQFAEYFSVYLAEQGHEVYCYNSHNHKFQESSFHGVHILHQYDPEYKLGTFGQFIYDYNCIKDSRKRNFDIILQLGYTSSSIWFFLLPKKSLIITNMDGLEWKRSKYSWPVKQFLKFAEWLAAKTSDVLVSDSIGIQKLLEKNYKKTSTYIAYGALPFYKPDETILQHYHLEKERYNMIMARFEPENNLDMVLDGVALQHDSDPTPILVIGNHQTKYGVYLKNKFKAYSNIRFVGAIYDITTLNNLRYFSKLYFHGHSVGGTNPSLLEAMASKALIAAHNNDFNKGVLQENALYFSSALEVKKILANTKKSDNLQFITNNYNAIVHEFNWTKINAAYLQLFEQTLERFKNRK, encoded by the coding sequence ATGAAAATAGCCATACTTGGAACGAGGGGAATTCCAAATTATTACGGAGGCTTTGAGCAGTTTGCCGAATATTTTTCGGTCTACTTAGCTGAGCAAGGACACGAAGTGTATTGTTATAATTCTCATAATCATAAGTTTCAAGAATCAAGTTTTCATGGTGTACACATTCTTCATCAATACGATCCAGAATATAAACTGGGCACTTTTGGTCAATTTATATACGATTACAATTGTATTAAAGATAGCCGAAAAAGAAATTTTGATATCATTTTGCAATTAGGCTATACAAGTAGTTCTATTTGGTTTTTTTTGTTGCCCAAAAAGTCTTTGATTATCACAAATATGGACGGGTTGGAATGGAAAAGATCAAAATATTCCTGGCCCGTAAAGCAGTTTTTAAAATTTGCTGAATGGTTAGCCGCAAAAACAAGTGATGTTTTAGTATCTGATTCTATTGGTATTCAAAAATTACTTGAAAAAAATTATAAAAAAACCTCTACCTATATTGCTTATGGAGCCCTTCCTTTTTATAAGCCAGACGAAACAATTTTGCAACACTATCATTTAGAAAAAGAGCGTTATAACATGATTATGGCAAGATTTGAGCCTGAAAACAATTTGGATATGGTTTTAGATGGTGTGGCGCTACAACACGATAGCGACCCCACACCGATTTTAGTAATAGGAAATCATCAAACAAAGTATGGTGTCTATTTGAAAAATAAATTTAAAGCCTATTCAAATATTCGTTTTGTAGGAGCTATTTACGATATTACTACATTGAATAATTTGCGCTATTTTTCAAAGTTATATTTTCATGGACACTCTGTAGGCGGAACGAATCCTTCTTTACTTGAGGCGATGGCTTCTAAAGCCCTAATAGCTGCACACAATAATGATTTTAATAAAGGAGTCTTGCAAGAAAATGCGCTTTATTTCTCTTCGGCTCTAGAAGTAAAAAAAATCTTAGCTAATACCAAAAAAAGTGATAACTTGCAGTTTATAACAAATAACTATAATGCTATAGTACACGAATTTAATTGGACTAAAATTAATGCAGCTTATTTACAATTATTTGAACAAACTTTGGAACGATTTAAAAATAGAAAATAG
- a CDS encoding undecaprenyl-phosphate glucose phosphotransferase — MDLFIVVFLSKFFFQGLDLNFTTFEIYLAISWSVLSVFTRFYEVYRFTMPVEIISKIAKQCILFYLLIIAFFPFYKKAIFSGKATALYLSVVFIFVIVLKTIAFYYFKKYRLVTGNNFRNVVIIGYTLEAIDLRTVFQNRADYGYRFKGYFSDKKTGAEIIGKTELLKEFVIAEKIDEIYCSINELSSEKHKELVEFADDNNIVIKFIPDSKVIFSKNMKIDYYELFPVLSLQKSPLDSIYVEYFKRLFDLFFSLLVIVFLLSWLTPLLGLLIKIESKGPIFFKQSRPGLNEEEFICYKFRSMQINQTTEIEASRNDPRVTRIGKFIRKTSIDELPQFFNVLVGDMSVVGPRPHLWAQNKTYGRKIKKYMIRHHVKPGVTGLAQVKGFRGEIETEDDMVNRIKFDVFYIENWSMWMDIKIIIQTIVNIFKGEEKAY, encoded by the coding sequence ATGGATCTTTTTATAGTGGTGTTTTTGTCTAAATTCTTTTTTCAAGGTTTAGACTTAAATTTTACCACTTTTGAAATCTATCTTGCAATTTCATGGTCAGTTCTTTCTGTTTTTACAAGATTTTATGAGGTGTATCGCTTTACGATGCCAGTTGAAATTATTTCTAAAATAGCAAAGCAGTGTATTTTATTTTATCTTTTAATAATTGCTTTTTTTCCATTTTATAAAAAAGCCATTTTTAGCGGAAAGGCTACAGCGCTTTATTTATCTGTTGTTTTTATTTTTGTTATTGTATTAAAAACAATTGCTTTTTATTATTTTAAAAAATACAGACTAGTTACAGGAAATAATTTTAGAAATGTCGTTATTATAGGCTATACACTTGAAGCAATAGATCTGCGAACCGTTTTTCAAAATCGAGCAGATTATGGTTATCGCTTTAAAGGTTATTTTTCCGATAAAAAAACTGGAGCCGAAATAATTGGCAAAACAGAATTGTTGAAAGAGTTTGTTATTGCTGAAAAAATCGACGAAATTTATTGCTCTATTAACGAATTATCAAGTGAAAAACACAAGGAATTAGTTGAGTTTGCCGATGATAACAATATTGTTATTAAGTTTATTCCAGACTCAAAAGTGATTTTTTCAAAAAACATGAAAATAGATTATTATGAATTGTTTCCTGTTTTATCACTTCAAAAATCACCATTAGATAGTATATATGTCGAGTATTTCAAACGTTTATTCGACCTGTTTTTTTCGTTATTAGTAATTGTTTTTTTACTATCATGGTTAACACCTTTGTTAGGCTTGCTTATAAAAATTGAATCTAAAGGACCAATATTTTTTAAACAAAGTAGACCAGGTTTAAATGAAGAAGAATTTATTTGTTATAAATTTCGATCGATGCAAATTAATCAAACTACAGAAATTGAAGCATCTAGAAATGACCCAAGGGTAACTCGAATAGGAAAATTTATACGAAAGACTAGTATTGATGAGCTTCCACAATTTTTTAATGTGCTAGTTGGAGACATGTCAGTTGTTGGCCCTAGACCCCATTTATGGGCACAAAACAAAACGTATGGAAGAAAAATAAAAAAATACATGATTAGACACCATGTAAAACCTGGCGTTACCGGTTTAGCTCAAGTCAAAGGGTTTAGAGGCGAAATTGAAACCGAAGACGATATGGTTAATCGTATTAAATTTGATGTATTCTATATCGAAAATTGGTCAATGTGGATGGATATAAAAATTATTATTCAAACGATTGTCAATATTTTTAAAGGTGAAGAAAAAGCATACTAA
- a CDS encoding lipopolysaccharide biosynthesis protein, producing MLLKHIQNTYSSATLRKFFIYGIGQLFNVVSPLLIIPHVVSVCGEKGLGKVGVGFSIAFILIVVIDFSSYINGVRDISQNKLEKGTQKEYITTHFYAKFFLFIGLFLVATAVTFLIPYLYTQPLVVGSALFIVFTQAFNPTWVFQGEEDFLSQTVLNSISKLIYLFGVFYFVASTQDYYLVLLFYGLGTLIPSVFYGIKIQQKYSIKIRDFSTKKAIHLIRTDFPFCVSQLFFAFRQYSPILVVDLFLGATIAGQYKIIEQLIMLFRTFFQIVFRFSYSVICSKIKESFVSGFSLWKKINGLSLLFVLFGITLIYVNYEPLFLFFNSNPNFVATCKPLLFALIIPIFIGGNLALEQLIFSLNKNRVYIITTIFITIFGTISLLLFSHFLLLKGVIWSLLTTEMVLITSYLVLVKKALTPSKE from the coding sequence ATGCTTTTAAAACACATTCAGAATACATACAGTAGTGCTACACTACGTAAATTTTTTATTTATGGCATTGGGCAATTGTTTAATGTGGTAAGCCCATTGCTTATTATTCCTCATGTGGTTTCGGTTTGTGGTGAAAAAGGTTTAGGAAAAGTAGGCGTTGGCTTTTCTATAGCTTTTATTTTAATTGTTGTTATTGATTTTTCTTCTTACATCAACGGTGTGCGCGATATTAGTCAAAACAAGTTAGAAAAAGGCACACAAAAAGAATACATTACCACCCATTTTTATGCTAAATTTTTTCTTTTTATAGGGCTTTTTCTCGTTGCAACAGCTGTAACTTTTTTAATTCCTTATTTATATACTCAGCCCTTAGTGGTTGGTAGCGCATTATTCATTGTTTTTACTCAAGCCTTTAATCCTACATGGGTTTTTCAAGGTGAAGAAGATTTTTTAAGTCAAACAGTTTTAAACAGTATCTCTAAACTCATTTATCTTTTTGGTGTTTTTTACTTTGTAGCCTCTACTCAAGATTATTATTTAGTTCTGCTTTTTTATGGCTTAGGCACGCTTATCCCTAGTGTTTTTTATGGTATTAAAATACAGCAAAAATACAGCATTAAAATAAGAGACTTTAGCACAAAAAAAGCCATACATCTCATTCGAACCGATTTTCCGTTTTGTGTTTCACAGTTGTTTTTTGCTTTTAGACAGTATTCGCCCATACTTGTTGTAGATTTATTTTTAGGGGCTACTATTGCGGGGCAATACAAAATTATAGAGCAATTAATTATGCTATTTAGAACGTTTTTTCAAATTGTTTTTCGATTTTCATATAGTGTGATATGTTCAAAAATAAAAGAATCGTTCGTTTCAGGTTTTTCGTTATGGAAAAAAATAAACGGATTAAGTTTATTGTTTGTGTTGTTTGGTATAACACTTATTTATGTAAATTATGAACCTCTGTTTTTGTTTTTCAACTCAAACCCTAATTTTGTAGCTACGTGTAAACCCCTTTTATTTGCATTGATTATTCCTATTTTTATTGGGGGTAATTTAGCGCTAGAACAGTTAATTTTTAGTTTAAACAAAAACCGAGTATATATTATTACCACCATTTTTATAACTATATTTGGCACAATTAGTTTACTGCTGTTCTCGCATTTTTTACTATTAAAAGGCGTAATATGGTCATTATTAACTACAGAAATGGTGTTAATTACTAGTTATTTAGTGTTGGTAAAAAAGGCCCTTACACCTTCAAAAGAATAA
- a CDS encoding DUF6341 family protein — translation MKAFFEGIQFLFEEIFFLPMNLFREWELTNWWGANLINWIFICICCYWTWYWVKQLQIFKQNNEDDQDTTAHSFLK, via the coding sequence ATGAAAGCATTTTTTGAAGGAATACAATTCTTATTTGAAGAAATATTTTTCTTACCTATGAACCTATTTAGAGAATGGGAATTAACTAACTGGTGGGGTGCCAACTTAATCAACTGGATTTTCATTTGCATTTGTTGTTATTGGACATGGTATTGGGTAAAACAATTACAAATTTTCAAACAAAATAACGAAGACGATCAAGATACAACTGCTCATTCGTTTTTAAAATAA
- a CDS encoding glycosyltransferase family 4 protein, producing the protein MKKTKTNNMNKPTNIFVDCHVFDKEFQGTQTYIRGLYLELLQHKHLHFFLAAYDITNLETIFGTHKNVTYVKYKSKNAVIRLLLLLPYLIKRNKIEYAHFQYRVPPIKFCKYILTIHDVLFEDFPEYFSTLNKWQSFLTYKYSAKLSDSIFTVSEYSKNRIEVHLNVKGVIVHPNGVQDVFFEPYNKERIQNEIANTYHIKDYILFISRWEPRKNHLMLLKTFVEKELYKKCELVFIGDNTNIHAAYLNYYNTLPLEIKQKINTLNNVPFKELLLFIRGAKLSVYPSSAEGFGIPPLETVAAKIPTICANETAMSDFIFLGENLVSLKNETLFQEKICEAINNPEQEHSLIKKANFVKTNYNWPIAAARYLDAIKETIDF; encoded by the coding sequence ATGAAGAAAACGAAAACCAATAACATGAATAAACCAACAAATATATTTGTCGACTGTCATGTTTTTGACAAAGAATTTCAAGGTACCCAAACCTATATTAGGGGCTTATATCTTGAATTGCTTCAACATAAACACCTTCATTTTTTTTTAGCGGCTTATGATATAACTAACTTGGAAACCATTTTCGGCACACACAAAAATGTTACTTATGTAAAATATAAATCTAAAAACGCGGTTATAAGACTTTTGCTTTTACTGCCTTATTTGATTAAACGAAACAAAATAGAGTATGCTCATTTTCAATATCGGGTGCCGCCAATTAAATTTTGCAAGTATATTTTAACTATTCATGATGTGTTGTTTGAAGATTTTCCCGAATACTTTTCAACATTAAATAAGTGGCAAAGCTTTTTAACATACAAGTACAGTGCAAAATTATCTGATAGTATATTTACGGTTTCGGAGTATTCTAAAAACCGAATTGAAGTGCATTTAAATGTCAAAGGCGTTATTGTTCACCCTAACGGTGTTCAAGACGTTTTCTTTGAACCCTATAATAAAGAACGCATTCAAAATGAAATAGCAAACACATATCATATTAAAGATTATATACTCTTTATTAGCAGATGGGAGCCGAGAAAAAACCATTTAATGCTTTTAAAAACGTTTGTTGAAAAAGAGCTGTATAAAAAATGTGAACTGGTTTTCATTGGAGACAATACAAACATACACGCTGCCTATTTGAACTACTACAACACACTTCCGTTAGAAATAAAACAGAAAATAAACACTTTAAATAATGTCCCATTTAAAGAACTTTTATTGTTTATTAGGGGGGCAAAACTGAGTGTATATCCTTCGTCGGCCGAAGGTTTTGGAATACCACCTCTGGAAACTGTCGCGGCAAAAATTCCAACTATTTGCGCTAATGAAACCGCAATGTCAGATTTTATTTTTTTAGGAGAAAATCTAGTTTCTTTAAAAAACGAAACCTTATTTCAAGAAAAAATCTGCGAGGCAATTAACAATCCAGAACAAGAACATTCCCTGATTAAAAAAGCAAATTTTGTAAAAACAAATTATAATTGGCCAATTGCCGCCGCCCGTTATTTAGATGCAATAAAGGAGACTATTGATTTTTAG
- a CDS encoding 2OG-Fe(II) oxygenase has product MINFDYLEQNLDALRVQYLTAQPFPYLIIDGFCDEEKLQKAYANVPELNNKSRDYGFAGNKFEKSNYKEICPEFLELYNDLSSERFNTILAYITAKKTFVDPKNFGGGLHQGKKNSFLDMHLDFNYHPLNKNWYRELNLLLYLNKDWKPEYGGHLKIKDLRTNEEAALEVPFNRMIIQQCAPYSLHGYDMTSFPEGKYRTSIATYAYQVHEMIIEKPRTTDWFPKEDASLLKKAFAKNYNFLVKTKNKFFGSATAKNQ; this is encoded by the coding sequence ATGATTAATTTTGATTATTTAGAACAAAATCTGGATGCATTACGTGTTCAATATTTAACCGCACAACCCTTCCCTTATTTAATAATTGATGGTTTTTGCGACGAAGAAAAACTTCAAAAAGCGTATGCAAATGTTCCTGAATTGAATAACAAAAGTAGAGATTATGGTTTTGCAGGAAATAAATTTGAAAAATCAAATTATAAAGAAATTTGTCCTGAATTTTTAGAATTATACAACGACTTATCGTCTGAAAGATTTAATACCATTTTAGCTTATATTACTGCTAAAAAAACATTTGTAGATCCAAAAAATTTTGGAGGTGGATTGCATCAAGGTAAAAAGAATAGCTTTTTAGACATGCATTTAGATTTTAACTATCATCCTTTAAACAAAAACTGGTATAGAGAACTGAATTTATTGCTTTATCTAAATAAAGATTGGAAACCTGAATATGGTGGCCATTTAAAAATAAAAGACTTGCGAACAAATGAAGAAGCTGCTTTAGAAGTGCCTTTTAACCGCATGATTATTCAACAATGTGCCCCTTATTCCTTACACGGATATGACATGACTAGTTTTCCTGAGGGAAAATATAGAACTTCTATAGCCACGTATGCCTATCAAGTTCATGAAATGATTATTGAAAAGCCCAGAACCACCGATTGGTTTCCGAAAGAAGACGCTTCTCTTTTGAAAAAAGCTTTTGCTAAAAACTACAATTTCTTAGTTAAAACAAAAAACAAGTTTTTTGGGAGCGCTACTGCTAAAAATCAATAG